Within the Kluyveromyces lactis strain NRRL Y-1140 chromosome A complete sequence genome, the region ATACCCTTGGTACCTCTATCCATGGCACGAGTCAACCCACCAGTTTGTCTACTTAGATGCCATCCCAGATCTAACTTCATTAAATGTTGGAACGTTTGTAATGAGACTTTCCTGATAGCGTTTTGGGCCACCTTAGCGAAAACTGCGTTCCTCAACTCACCAAACATAACAGCACCGAATCTAGCAGCACCGTACGAGAGAATAGTCATTGTTATCGCAACTGGGAGCACAGTAGCCACATCTGGACCCCATTCAATATTCATCGAATCGATGGTctgtttgaagaaaaaaggaaCTTGAACATTCAACAACTTGGCACCTATCAATAGCGCCAATGCAATTAACACTCTAATTTTGACCTTGTTATCACCGCTGGGCCAGATATACTTAAATAGATCTTTCATAATACGCAATTCCGAAATGGTCGGAGTCTTTGATTTACCATTAGTTGATGGTTTTGGGGGAACAATCTTCTTGACCTCAGTTTTCGGTGCAACAGAAGCATTCTTGTCGGTACCATTACCATTACTGGAACTGTTAAACCTCCTGAAATCTTTGTACTGACTTGATACCCCTGCGGAACGAAGAAGCCTGCTGCCCGTTTTATTAGCACATCCGATTGAGATATAATTCCTCACCGATGATAATCTGGAGTTAATAGGAATCGAACGATGTGATAAGCTTAAACCAGCCTTCCAAACAGGTGTCACTGATAGTGAACGGAACATAATCATACTGAGTTTCCGAGTCGCGTTCCTGTCTTGGTGGTACTATGGTAATATGTCCGACACactcttttgaagcaatCTTTGACACTTAAGTATAGAAACTGCGGGAACCAGTATAACTACCAAGCCGGAACGATGACAGCCAACTCTGGATTGACTATCTATGTGCAATTGAGAATAACGACCAGAGGAGCTGCCAGATGGTAGATCCTAAAGAGCAGATATGGTAGAGGTTAAAGCTTAAATTTGAAATGCTGCCGAATCGAAATTATAAACTGTGGTGTCGGATCCAATGATGCAGTGTCACGTGATGCGACGGGAATAAGAGTCATTGGCCTCAAACCAAGGGAGGGATAGCGACTGGCGAGGGGAGACGGACTCAACCACACAAGTACAAATGTGTAATTGTGTTTTTGTCCACTGTACTATGTGAATTGAAACCTTCCTACATAATAAGAGTTTGAGAATTCCAAGTTGATTCCTCATACGTAATGATATATAATGATATTCGATAGTATACACACACATTCTATATGGGGACAGAAGTATTTCTTCATAGGTATGGCTGCACGTCTTCTCCATCATAGATTGTGAACGGTTTATCGTGTCCTACAATGGCAATGGATAAGTTCTTGGTACTCAAAGTTTCGTCTTTCAAAGAGTGTCTTAGAGCCTCTACTCCGTGCTTGATCAACTCATCTGCATCTTCAATCTCGCGGAAATCATCGAGCACACGTTCCAGATATGTCTTAGCACCTTGGGACCTAGCACCGATAGCTGTCCCGTACAATTCGAGCGTGTTCCCAGATGGTTGGAATTCTAATAGATGTGCCCCAGTGTTGTCGTATCCAATCAACAAAAGACCCACACCGTACGGTCTACCACCATACGACTGTGTGTTCTTCTGTGCCTTATCACTCAGCAAGTAACCGGCTCTTTCTAGTGCCAATTTCCTGTTATATACCAAAGAAGAGTAATTGCACTGTTGTCTCAAATAATTCGACAACACTCTTGCATCTGGTGCTAACCCAGCAAGCGATACACCCAAATGATCGTCACATTTGataattttcttctggtatGATGAAAGTTCATCAGCGTTACGCTTCAATGCCACTACTACAGCGTACTTCGTTGATCTTAACCCTACCGTGGCAGAACCCTGTTTGATAGCTTCCAAGGCGTATTCCACTTGGAATAACCTACCTGTTGGTGAAAAAGTAACCGTATCCCCGTCGTAATTGTTTCTAAACATTGCTCAATGCCCACGTAATTCACTTATTCGAAGCCTAATGGGCCATTACTCCAGCATTTCATATATTCTTTCATACATCTGTTAATCGGTTCACGTTTGGTTTGTCCTCTTGTGCTTTATATATGAAAAGGGCTCCAAAACTTTCGCCACCCTGCAAGTCTCGTGActatcacgtgattaaCATTGTTATTTTGCCTTTAGAAAAGCCCTGAATCCCTGTATACCTTTACATCTCAGACCATTCCATTGATACCAATTAGAGCTACCCTTGTGGGCAGCCTTGTCCTTCAATCATGACTACTTCTATGTATTATGTCCATACTAAATAACTGCAGGTAACGTCAAAATTaatttatttttgaaacaCATTTCCCAAAATTAATTCTTTATCCCCCATGCCGCGCTTTGCTTCCCTTAAAAAGCCCAAACTATTTAAAGGCTTCATTACCATTCGCATCACACATGCTACAAGACACAGAAAACGGCAAGCAAGTAAGCAAGTAAGCAAAACGATCCAGCGCAGACCATGTTTTACCAGCGTATCATGATGTGGTTCAAGAGAGTTTTtttctacttcttctaTTTGCTTCTCAACAACGTACCGAAAACAGTATGGGATATCTTACACGTTGTTACTGATATTTACATGTTTTGGTGGAGAAAGTTTATGGATAAAGTACGGCCTAGGTCTCGGACTATGTACAGGGAAGCTGTTGCTGGGTTATACGGGTGTGATGACTATGAGGAATGGTATGAGAAGGCCAGCTTGGTGGACGAGTTGACTGGTGTAGATCTTTGGAGACgtaatttcttttcgaaaagatTCGATTTTGAAGCTGTATTGGAACAGTATGCAGCATTGATGGAATcgttggaagaagatgactTTGAGACTGTTAAGTCGAGGTTCACTAATACGGGGCCCACGATGTTAAGGAACTTTGCAGGTATCGTTGATAAACGGCTATTCACGAAATCTTTGGTCGGAACTAAATTGCTTATAGAGCAATATTTGGATAAAGTGGTGGATACGTTATATCTACTAACGGCGCATCCGGAAGTGGTTCAAAGGACTTTTTTTCAACGGTGCAAGCTTTCTTTAGGTGCGACTGCACTTGCGTTGCAAGGTGGGTCACTTTTCGGATTATTCCACCTCGGCGTATTGAAGGGATTGTTGGATAGGAATCTTTTACCCAATATCATCAACGGGACCTCGATGGGCGCATGCGTCGCAAGCATGGCATGTTGTCTCAGCGATGGAGAGTTGGAAGATCTATTGACCGGAAACAGACTTGTATCTACAATTAAACGCGATACAGCGTTAATGAAAGAATGTGGATACGGCAACATTGATGAGCATTTCAACATCGGAACTTTAGTAGAAAATGTGGTGCACAATGGATACTCAAAAGACGTGTATCTATTTAttaaattcattcaaaagtCGGTCATCGGAGATCTAACTTTTGAAGAGGCGTTCCAAAGGACTGGGAAGGTATTAAACATTGTTGTTCATCCCACGAATAAGAATATATGTCCTAATTTGTTGAACTATGTGACGACCCCGAACGTTCTTATATCTAGTGCTATTGATTGTAGTTTCGGAACAAACACAATCAGTAAGAATACTTGGCTATTGGGTAAAAACatagaaaacaaaataGTGGACTATTTGGATAGAAAAGAGCCCCATTACCAGGAGTTGAAATTTTCGGCACCACAATACGTTCAGGATTCGAGCCAATTGGAGGCCCCATATACCAGACTCACGGAATTATTCAATGTAAACAATTTTATTGTTTCCTTAGCAAGACCCTATTTGGCACCATTAGCATTGAACGACTTAAAACACGATATTAGAACGTCTGAGTACTATTACTACAAGAGGTTCCCATACATCGATCCAGGATCATATTCACCAATGCAACTATCCAAGGTTACCAAATTGGAACCATTAGCATTCAAATTTAAATACCACTTGGaaaggaagatgaagcaTATACTCACTATGGAACTAAAGCATAGAGTAGAGATCATGGACAGTCTTGGATTGTTATCCAACTGGATCAAACGGATTGccattgatgaaaagaCTCCACGAAGTGCGACGGAAGTAGCCATTGTGCCTCACATGAACTCGTTAAGCGTGTCACGGATCATTGAGGGACGATTGGATAATATAAACTATTGGATGAAATGTGGTCAGGAGAGCACATGGCCTGTCATTTCATTGGTAAAAACCCGCTGTGCAGTTGAGTTCACATTAGACGACATTATTAAAGGATTTAAGAAGAGTATATAGTATTTATTCATGTACATCATCTGTAAAATAGTGTTGTATTTTCCTTCAAGTCATGGAACAAATACTGGTTTTCCACAACGTGTAGTGCAGGAATATCCAGCAAGGCACCACCACGGGTTATAGCCAACGTTCCGGTCACGTCTTTGGCCTTACCGGTGTCCAAGGGTCTCACCGACAGTACTAGGAAACTTTTATGGAAACATGAAGTGGTAAACCTTACAAACTCGACGGTATCCTTACCCAGATGTTCTGGGAAATCGTTATCGAAGGACTCCACAGAGTTGACGACTATAAGTAAGGAACATAGTTTAAGTAAAGggttgatcaatttcaaatgcAACTCGTCACTGTTCAACTTGAAGAGTGCCATTAAAATTTCCGgtttttccaatattaCCACTGAAGGACTGTTGGATAACGACTCTTCAAACTGCTTCAAAACCCATTCAATAACTACATCCACAGGTTTACCTACGTTTTTGACAACAAGATCCTCTGCTATTTGTAAGACGTTGTATCTATTCCGTGGTACCTTCAACCTGTCAAATGCAGTTGTAAAATACGATTGATGGTTCAAAAACGATCCGACTACCACTTTCACGGGATCACTGCTGCTCAAACCGCTATTGGATCCACTGTTATTCCCATTTAAAGAGACGGGCCCACCTAAAGTGACCGTTTCCACAAGTGCGTTGACAAACCAGGATGCATTCGTCGCTACCGTATCTGTCACCAAAACCAAATTGGATGACGAATCTGTGAATAGATGCCTGGAAAGCACAGAATGGTCACTAAAAATCTGAAGCTCCTGTTTTTGCACCGACATATCCCTTGTAATACGTGCTCAAAGAGTTACGAGCAGCTGAATAGAGCCGGTGGTACCAACAAGAAAcgtcatctcatcgcatcgTTTGCTACtatttcattttgaaattcaacCTGTAAAgtataaaaaaaaaaaagacaaaaacTGGGAAACACCAGACACAACAAAACAGCAGAAAAGTAACACTTCCGGTAGTTAACCTCGAACATGGATTACATTACTATGTACCTTATAATCAGGCCTATTTAAATATTTAGttcttattcaaaaataatagTTCTACCGGAAGTAAATTACCACTTTCCGTTGCCAAATTCACCGAAATTGCTcgtctttttcttctgggtTCATGAAAAATTGTGTCCAGAAAGgtttaaaaaaaacacacGAACCGAAATGACGATAACAAACACAACGTCAAACTGTTTAAATAGCAGACGTCTGTGCCTCTTGGTTGTGGTTTATCACGGACTGTATCACTGTTGCCGTTTGTTCGTGTGGCATTTAACCTTCTGAATtgtgtttcttttgttccaagagtacaggttttctttttagCGAAGTGATTTTATCTGGGGCTTAGGTTTTACGGGCTTAGTTGTACTTGGTTCACTTTGACACTGACGGTATCAGTAAGAGAGTTTCTGCTGGATTCAGATTCATTCATAGAACAAAGGACGAGCAAAAGAACGGacgaaaaaaaatggatgATTTAGGTGAACAATTGAGTGAGGGCCATAAAGACGATTACGACAATGGAATTGGCTCTGTGCCTGGAGGGTCTGGTTCCAACGGTAAGGGGAAGAGTCAAAGGACGTCGttcaatgattttgttAGAAAATTGTTTCTAATATTGGAATCAGAGGAATATACCAGCATTATATCGTGGTCGCCTGATGGTAAGAATTTTATAGTGCTAGACACGAATAAATTTACGACGGATATCTTGCCTAAACACTTCAAGCATTCGAATTTTGCGAGTTTTGTGAGGCAGTTGAACAAGTACGACTTCCATAAAGTcaagaggaagaagaacgaAGTGTCTGAGGGGATTCAAAACGCGTGGGAATTCAACCATCAGTATTTTAGAAGACACGATGAGGCAGGGTTGGATAACATTCGCAGGAAACCGTCAtcacagaagaaaatactGGTGGATGAGAACTCCGTAATAGTGAGGAAACTAGGTGGTGCACCCGGAGACGATGGTGCCTTCATTGCCGGTGACGAAGAAGGTATGACTGCGAAGATGCTTCTGAAAAACACGGTGAACAAGACCAAATTCAACCAATTAAAGCGGAAGGTGGAAGACATGGAAAACCAGGTCCAGTATCTAACAAATGAGAATCATAATATGAAACTGGAccttcaaaagattcagTCTAAGTACAATATGGCGTTGGAAAGTCTCCTTTCCACTGAATCCTTTAACTCCCAATTAATTTCTAATTTCCAAATTCTTGTCGATGCGTTATCGCAGCAGGGTTTAAAAGTACCCGTAGGTTTATCCTTCGAAAAAGGTAATTCTCGTGCGGATAATAAGTCTCATCAGCAACGTCAAATATCGGACTCAACCGGATCAACACCCAATGCAAATATCCCAGGGCTGTCGGTTAATACTACGTTACAGAAACAGGAACCCATTGAGCTACTTCCGATGGACCAACATCCTGTCTTGCGTCCAGGATTCCACGTTTTACTTGTCGAAGACGATTCTGTTTGTATCCAACTCTGCTCCAAATTCTTAAGAAAATATGGTTGCTCAGTGGAAGTGGTTACTGATGGATTATCTGCCATTTCCACGCTGGAAAAACAGCGATTTGACTTGGTATTGATGGATATTGTTATGCCAAATTTAGATGGTGCTACAGCGACATCCATTGTTAgaagttttgataatgaaacTCCCATCATTGCCATGACAGGTAACATCGATGATCAGGACTTAGTCACTTACTTACAACACGGTATGAATGATATCCTAGCTAAACCGTTCACAAAAGATGACTTACACTCGATGCTAATACGATACCTCAAAGATCGGATCCCGTTGTCTgaacaaagacaaaatTCTAATAATGACCCTAAAGCGTATGTAGAGGAACCAATGCTAAAGAAACCGCACATATAAGACAGTTAAGGTATCCTTCATGCTGctatcaaaaaaaaagataaaaagaGAAATGGGCCAGAAAACAGGACACTTCATTTCACTTCAAGAACtcttgtttgttttctttctccatTATTTTAAACACCAAAAAAGTCCTCTTTTATTATACGTTTGGTCTGTGCTTTTTCGGTTATTAATTCTATTCTGTACTTCCTATTATTGATGGTACATCGATCAAAAGTACGGTAAAGTTGTATCTATATCCTTCTTATTACTTATAAAATTATTGGTTTTAGTAATTATCTTTCAATCTTCGTCTCGTTGGATCTTTTATGACGTTGACAGATGAGTATATTTGTGTATACGTACAGGTATATTATGTATGCTCATTCGAGTATGATAAGCAGAgttttattcttcttcgacGGCCAGTGTGACATGGCTATTGAATCGCACAGACATTCTTCTCTTGGAATTGACATCGGATGGGATTTCTAGATCGAACTCATCACCGTTTTCTAAAAGTTCCTTGAGACTTGGTCTGCAACTTTTCATTGAGGATTTCCTCCTTGCTGTGGTAGATGAATGTGCAGCCTCTGATGATATAGCGTGGTTAGACGGGTCACTGACTATCTTTTGGCGTTTCTCCCATTCTTGACAACAACGAGGACAATGACAGAGGAATCCATAATTAACCCTTAgttctcttcttctcaagGTGACACCATGCAATGGATTCACGTAAGTTAAACGCAACTGTTCCCCCTTCTTGATATCCTTTCTAGCGTATAATTTAATCCCATGTTTTGGTTCCAATTCGTACCTTACATTAGGTTCACAGCTATGATTAATATGAGCCACTAAAGGGTAAACTTGACCCATAATTTGGTTCAAATTGAAGGTGCCTGTGAGGTTTAAGAAATCTTCATAGTCCATATCACATTTGGGGAAAGATTTGGCGAACATTTCAAACGCATCGGACCATTGTGTCTCCATATTCGGTGCTGAGACATCCGCATACAGCTTACCGTTACATGACGCATCAAAAGTACCACCAACATTGATGGAATCAGAAGCTTGCCAGCGTACTCTCTGACTAACAGAACACAAGGATGTGAAGAGTTTCCACAAATTGGATGTTGGCTGCATCACATGCCTTGCATAGATGACACCAACGGCATATGCGGCAACAAGACTTTCTTGTAAACAGAAATTCTCGAACTTGATCCAATTGGAGCTATTGCATAATGAGTTTCTAGAAGTGGCATGTTTCAATACGGAATGGGTAGTGTCTAGTTTCTTGCACTGCTTCGAGCACCAGATGGTGTTACACATGTTACAATCcaaattgttcttgatgaTCAATTGTGATGACAATGTGGTGAAAGCAGAGCACAAACCACAACATTTACCTCTACTTACCAAAGGCTGCTTGTCCAATTGCGGAATCACAGTCAATGGTAACTGTTCATGGAAGACCAATCCACCTTTCCTAATATCATCGGTGGCTACTAATCCTTTCCCAAACTCAGTATCAGCAATGGTAACTTTATCCAACAATTTTTTATTCAACTGGGCAATATCAGCATCCGTAACGGTACTGGGTCTGATGTCGCCAGTATAACTGTCCAATTCGTTCAACTCTGGAGTGTACAATTTATGCGATTTCAATGCTTGGTATAATTCATCTTTGGTTACTGACCAATTGGAGCGTCGTCGGATCAAATGTTCGTACAACGTATCTATCAGCATATCTTCGGCAGCCGGTTCTTCCTTCCACCAACGGACCACTTCATCGCAGAGCTGGGTTCGGCTAGGAGTGATCAAGCTGGACCCGGTGCTCTGATCTTCATCGTTCAACCGAAGTGTCTCTAGCTTCAAATGAACCATCACTTCAGGCCAAGGAAATTAACAGGGGAATTATGGTTGTGGATTTACTAGTATTGTTAGATGCTCCTACAGAGTTTTCCTAGCAGCGGGGGGCTAGATCCCTCTTTGCCACTTCTCTATCTCCATCTTTCATTCGCTCCACAGTAAGCATGAAAAGCTAAACAGAATTTAAAGGATTCTTAACTAGACAAACCTTTAAACCAATGACTATACTCCGTTCATGAGAGAAGCACATCTATAAGGGCGTATATAAGACTTAAAACACCTGCAAGAAAACGAGAAACAGATGTTCAGAATTATTAGAGATCCGCTGTTAAGGAACACTATCCGTAGGGCTTCTACGGACGCTACAAGTGAGAGCATTGCTGCAGCAGCAAGACAAGCCAAATTCGTTGTAAAGAAACCCTCATCGAACCGGAAATGGACCAATGTGCTGATCTTCGGTACATGTTTCGGGATAGGTTGGTTTACAACACAACATCTGACACTTACTGATATCATGGCATGGTGGTTCTACGGGAAGTTACCGGATACCGACTCCAAGCTAATCGATTACAGAGATGAGTTAAACCAAAGATGTGACAATTTATCGATAGTGAAGCAGCTTCTCTCCAAGGGGTACGTTGCCGTGTACAAGCAGCCGGACGCAGACGCGACGAATACGTTGATTGACAAGACCTTGCGTGCCCCCGGTGCCATCTGTATACCACCAAGAATCTATTACAATCCAACGACCAAGGATACCGTGTCAGTGTACCATTTAGGAATGAAACTAACCGGGTATCCGTTCTTGGTTCACGGTGGTATACTAGCTACTGTTCTTGAAGACACTATGAGAGACTCTGTAAAGCTAGTGACTGGCAAATCAGCCGAAGTGACGCAACGGTTGAAGTTAAACTACTCTTTCCCCACATTGGCCAACCAATTCGTTGTCGTTAGAAGGACCAAATGGGAGCAAAAGGGCAAGAACGACGTCGAAATAGAAGCCGAGTTGTTGGACCAGTCGGGTAGAAGACCTCTAGTAAGAGGTAAAGCCAATTTCAAGTTGAATTAGATTATTTTACCCACAAAGTACATACATTATTATAATTTTAACTACACATCACTGCTCTATGTATACCATTTCACGGTACCGTCACCACAAACCAAACAATCCACAGTGTAATCATGTTGTTCCAAGGGAACGTCGTCCACCAACTGTTCCTCGAGGGCTAATCCGACTAGCAACGGCTTTTTCCCAGTGTAATGGATGTGTCTTGAGATATAATCATCGTAATAACCTGCACCATGGCCCATTCTAGCCCCGTTCTTCTTACAGAACGCAACGCCGGGCATCAGGATAACTTCTAATGCTGGCGTGGGCAATGGTTCAGGGTCAGTTCGTACAGGTTCTCTTAGCTTGTACTTGCCCTGAGGTTGCAACGCCTGTACCTGAGCCAACGAATCGAAACGGTAAAACACAAGATGTGGCCGTTTCAATGCACCATCCTGTCTCAAGTCAACCTGTTTCGATACACTAGTGGACGAACACCGGGGCAAGTAAACGGTTTTCCCCTGTTTGAACAGAGACTCTACCAATGGTTCGGTCTTCATCTCGCTATGGTCCatgttcaagaaacatGCAATGTGAGTGAAACCCTTGGCGTTGACAAGTGACAATGCATGACGGGACACAATTTCAGATTGGCGTGCCAATTCAGCCTGCGAAAGGCCTCTCAACATGGCTTTCACCTGCGTTCTCAATACCTGTTTCTGAGAGATCATCGCACTATCTTGGTGAGTCATGCATGTGCAGCGAACCTGAGCGAAGATTACCGAAGCAAAGTCTGAACCAAGTACAAgtggaattgaaacttGTGAGTCAATCACTGGAAACACTAAGCAACAGAATACCGGCTTGTAGGAAATGCAACCGGCAATCTGCCCTCGGCAACAGGTGGGATGCCTGGTTCCTGTCTCTCGAGACCATTTTTCGATAATACGCATAGACTGaggtgaaaaaaaaaagtttcaacCAACTGATGACATGTATATAAGAGGCAGATAAGAAGGGCATTTGTcttgtttctgttcttGTTTGGCCCGTTAT harbors:
- the PRE5 gene encoding proteasome core particle subunit alpha 6 (highly similar to uniprot|P40302 Saccharomyces cerevisiae YMR314W PRE5 20S proteasome alpha-type subunit); this translates as MFRNNYDGDTVTFSPTGRLFQVEYALEAIKQGSATVGLRSTKYAVVVALKRNADELSSYQKKIIKCDDHLGVSLAGLAPDARVLSNYLRQQCNYSSLVYNRKLALERAGYLLSDKAQKNTQSYGGRPYGVGLLLIGYDNTGAHLLEFQPSGNTLELYGTAIGARSQGAKTYLERVLDDFREIEDADELIKHGVEALRHSLKDETLSTKNLSIAIVGHDKPFTIYDGEDVQPYL
- the TGL3 gene encoding bifunctional triglyceride lipase/lysophosphatidylethanolamine acyltransferase (similar to uniprot|P40308 Saccharomyces cerevisiae YMR313C TGL3 Triacylglycerol lipase of the lipid particle) produces the protein MFYQRIMMWFKRVFFYFFYLLLNNVPKTVWDILHVVTDIYMFWWRKFMDKVRPRSRTMYREAVAGLYGCDDYEEWYEKASLVDELTGVDLWRRNFFSKRFDFEAVLEQYAALMESLEEDDFETVKSRFTNTGPTMLRNFAGIVDKRLFTKSLVGTKLLIEQYLDKVVDTLYLLTAHPEVVQRTFFQRCKLSLGATALALQGGSLFGLFHLGVLKGLLDRNLLPNIINGTSMGACVASMACCLSDGELEDLLTGNRLVSTIKRDTALMKECGYGNIDEHFNIGTLVENVVHNGYSKDVYLFIKFIQKSVIGDLTFEEAFQRTGKVLNIVVHPTNKNICPNLLNYVTTPNVLISSAIDCSFGTNTISKNTWLLGKNIENKIVDYLDRKEPHYQELKFSAPQYVQDSSQLEAPYTRLTELFNVNNFIVSLARPYLAPLALNDLKHDIRTSEYYYYKRFPYIDPGSYSPMQLSKVTKLEPLAFKFKYHLERKMKHILTMELKHRVEIMDSLGLLSNWIKRIAIDEKTPRSATEVAIVPHMNSLSVSRIIEGRLDNINYWMKCGQESTWPVISLVKTRCAVEFTLDDIIKGFKKSI
- the ELP6 gene encoding Elongator subunit ELP6 (similar to uniprot|Q04868 Saccharomyces cerevisiae YMR312W ELP6 Elongator protein part of the HAP subcomplex of Elongator which is a six-subunit component of the RNA polymerase II holoenzyme required for Elongator structural integrity and histone acetyltransferase activity), which codes for MSVQKQELQIFSDHSVLSRHLFTDSSSNLVLVTDTVATNASWFVNALVETVTLGGPVSLNGNNSGSNSGLSSSDPVKVVVGSFLNHQSYFTTAFDRLKVPRNRYNVLQIAEDLVVKNVGKPVDVVIEWVLKQFEESLSNSPSVVILEKPEILMALFKLNSDELHLKLINPLLKLCSLLIVVNSVESFDNDFPEHLGKDTVEFVRFTTSCFHKSFLVLSVRPLDTGKAKDVTGTLAITRGGALLDIPALHVVENQYLFHDLKENTTLFYR
- the SKN7 gene encoding kinase-regulated stress-responsive transcription factor SKN7 (similar to uniprot|Q75BF2 Ashbya gossypii ADL388W ADL388Wp and some similarites with YHR206W uniprot|P38889 Saccharomyces cerevisiae), whose amino-acid sequence is MDDLGEQLSEGHKDDYDNGIGSVPGGSGSNGKGKSQRTSFNDFVRKLFLILESEEYTSIISWSPDGKNFIVLDTNKFTTDILPKHFKHSNFASFVRQLNKYDFHKVKRKKNEVSEGIQNAWEFNHQYFRRHDEAGLDNIRRKPSSQKKILVDENSVIVRKLGGAPGDDGAFIAGDEEGMTAKMLLKNTVNKTKFNQLKRKVEDMENQVQYLTNENHNMKLDLQKIQSKYNMALESLLSTESFNSQLISNFQILVDALSQQGLKVPVGLSFEKGNSRADNKSHQQRQISDSTGSTPNANIPGLSVNTTLQKQEPIELLPMDQHPVLRPGFHVLLVEDDSVCIQLCSKFLRKYGCSVEVVTDGLSAISTLEKQRFDLVLMDIVMPNLDGATATSIVRSFDNETPIIAMTGNIDDQDLVTYLQHGMNDILAKPFTKDDLHSMLIRYLKDRIPLSEQRQNSNNDPKAYVEEPMLKKPHI
- the SET5 gene encoding S-adenosylmethionine-dependent methyltransferase (similar to uniprot|P38890 Saccharomyces cerevisiae YHR207C SET5), giving the protein MVHLKLETLRLNDEDQSTGSSLITPSRTQLCDEVVRWWKEEPAAEDMLIDTLYEHLIRRRSNWSVTKDELYQALKSHKLYTPELNELDSYTGDIRPSTVTDADIAQLNKKLLDKVTIADTEFGKGLVATDDIRKGGLVFHEQLPLTVIPQLDKQPLVSRGKCCGLCSAFTTLSSQLIIKNNLDCNMCNTIWCSKQCKKLDTTHSVLKHATSRNSLCNSSNWIKFENFCLQESLVAAYAVGVIYARHVMQPTSNLWKLFTSLCSVSQRVRWQASDSINVGGTFDASCNGKLYADVSAPNMETQWSDAFEMFAKSFPKCDMDYEDFLNLTGTFNLNQIMGQVYPLVAHINHSCEPNVRYELEPKHGIKLYARKDIKKGEQLRLTYVNPLHGVTLRRRELRVNYGFLCHCPRCCQEWEKRQKIVSDPSNHAISSEAAHSSTTARRKSSMKSCRPSLKELLENGDEFDLEIPSDVNSKRRMSVRFNSHVTLAVEEE
- the FMP10 gene encoding Fmp10p (similar to uniprot|P40098 Saccharomyces cerevisiae YER182W FMP10 The authentic non-tagged protein was localized to the mitochondria); the encoded protein is MFRIIRDPLLRNTIRRASTDATSESIAAAARQAKFVVKKPSSNRKWTNVLIFGTCFGIGWFTTQHLTLTDIMAWWFYGKLPDTDSKLIDYRDELNQRCDNLSIVKQLLSKGYVAVYKQPDADATNTLIDKTLRAPGAICIPPRIYYNPTTKDTVSVYHLGMKLTGYPFLVHGGILATVLEDTMRDSVKLVTGKSAEVTQRLKLNYSFPTLANQFVVVRRTKWEQKGKNDVEIEAELLDQSGRRPLVRGKANFKLN
- the FAU1 gene encoding 5-formyltetrahydrofolate cyclo-ligase (similar to uniprot|P40099 Saccharomyces cerevisiae YER183C FAU1 5 10-methenyltetrahydrofolate synthetase involved in folic acid biosynthesis), with the protein product MRIIEKWSRETGTRHPTCCRGQIAGCISYKPVFCCLVFPVIDSQVSIPLVLGSDFASVIFAQVRCTCMTHQDSAMISQKQVLRTQVKAMLRGLSQAELARQSEIVSRHALSLVNAKGFTHIACFLNMDHSEMKTEPLVESLFKQGKTVYLPRCSSTSVSKQVDLRQDGALKRPHLVFYRFDSLAQVQALQPQGKYKLREPVRTDPEPLPTPALEVILMPGVAFCKKNGARMGHGAGYYDDYISRHIHYTGKKPLLVGLALEEQLVDDVPLEQHDYTVDCLVCGDGTVKWYT